The following proteins are encoded in a genomic region of Takifugu rubripes chromosome 9, fTakRub1.2, whole genome shotgun sequence:
- the rfx4 gene encoding transcription factor RFX4 isoform X1 gives MHCGLLEEADMDSTESWIERCLSESENKRYSSHTSLGNISNDEQEEKENNRASKPHSTPATLEWLEENYEMAEGVCIPRSALYMHYLDFSEKHDTQPVNAASFGKIIRQQFPALTTRRLGTRGQSKYHYYGIAVKETSQYYDVMYSKKGAAWVNETGKKEVTKQTVAYSPRSKLGTLLPEFPNVKDLNLPASLPEERVSTFIMMYRTHCQRILDTVIRANFDEVQSFLLHFWQGMPPHMLPVLGSSTVVNIVGVCDSILYKAISGVLMPTVLQALPDSLTQVIRKFAKQLDEWLKIALHDLPENLRNIKFELSRRFSQILKRQTSLNHLCQASRTVINNADITFQMLEDWRNVDLNSITKQTLYTMEDSQEEHRQLIVHLYQEFDRLLEEQSPIEAYIEWLDSMVDRCVVKVAGKRPGCLKKVAQQFLLMWSCFGTRVIRDMTLHSAPSFGSFHLIHLMFDDYVLYLLESLHCQERANDLMRAMKGEGSTAEREEDFTLTETTPTSPDPESYSPTRSVHSVGVSSASSPIEAVSPEYTGGASTTGAVQSYTWSLTYTVTTAGGSTPEVGQQLPCMRNSTPVPPPASAHRMPVYTHREEHGYTGSYNYGSYTNQHPHSIQPQYPSLAHEPGITAPLHYSAYHRSSAQYQINGQMSRMEPCLMGSTPRLHPAPVAPRWPDVSPANSCYTSPPMHSSRYATSGDMYSPLGPRRNSEYEHSQHFPGFAYINGEATTGWAK, from the exons GCTAGAAGAGAACTACGAGATGGCCGAGGGGGTGTGTATCCCTCGCAGCGCTCTCTACATGCATTACCTGGACTTCAGTGAAAAACACGACACGCAGCCAGTCAATGCAGCCAGTTTTGGAAAG ATCATAAGGCAACAGTTCCCAGCGCTGACGACCAGAAGACTGGGAACACGAGGGCAATCAAA GTACCACTACTATGGAATAGCGGTGAAGGAGACCTCTCAGTATTATGATGTGATGTACTCCAAGAAGGGAGCGGCCTGGGTGAACGAGACGGGCAAGAAGGAGGTCACCAAGCAGACAGTGGCGTATTCACCGCGCTCCAAACTGGGGACGCTACTGCCAGAGTTTCCAAATGTCAAAGACCTAAATTTGCCTGCCAGTCTGCCAGAAGAGAGG GTTTCAACCTTCATCATGATGTACAGGACCCACTGTCAGAGGATACTGGACACCGTCATCCGAGCCAACTTTGACGAG GTCCAAAGCTTCCTGCTCCACTTCTGGCAGGGTATGCCCCCCCACATGCTGCCCGTCCTCGGCTCCTCGACGGTGGTGAACATCGTCGGAGTCTGTGACTCCATCCTCTACAAGGCCATCTCTGGTGTGCTGATGCCCACCGTCCTGCAGGCCCTGCCTGACAG TTTGACTCAAGTGATCAGAAAATTTGCGAAGCAGCTGGACGAGTGGTTAAAAATAGCACTTCACGACCTTCCAGAGAACCTGAGGAACATCAAATTTGAAT tgtccAGGAGATTTTCTCAGATTCTAAAGCGGCAGACATCCCTAAACCATCTGTGTCAG GCGTCGCGCACCGTGATAAACAACGCCGACATCACCTTTCAGAtgctggaggactggaggaATGTGGACCTGAACAGCATCACCAAGCAGACACTTTACACCATGGAGGACTCCCAAGAGGAGCACAGGCAGCTTATTGTCCACT tgTATCAGGAGTTTGACCGTCTGCTGGAAGAGCAGTCGCCGATCGAGGCCTACATCGAGTGGCTGGACTCAATGGTGGACCGCTGTGTTGTGAAG GTGGCAGGCAAGAGGCCCGGGTGCCTGAAGAAGGTGGCCCAACAGTTCCTGCTGATGTGGTCATGCTTTGGGACCAGAGTCATCCGGGACATGACCCTCCACAGCGCACCCAGCTTCG GATCtttccacctgatccacctcaTGTTTGACGATTATGTGCTCTACCTGCTGGAGTCTCTGCACTGTCAGGAGAGAGCCAACGACCTGATGAGGGCCATGAAAGGGGAGGGCAGCACAG cagagagagaggaggactTCACACTCACGGagaccacccccacctccccggATCCAGAATCCTACTCCCCCACTCGATCCGTCCACTCTGTGGGCGTCTCCTCGGCCAGCTCCCCAATAGAAGCCGTGTCCCCCGAGTACACCGGAGGGGCGTCCACCACAG GCGCTGTTCAGTCTTATACATGGTCCCTTACATACACAGTGACAACAGCCGGGGGTTCCACTCCAGAGGTCGGCCAGCAACTTCCCTGTATGCGGAACAGCACCCCAGTTCCACCACCAGCCTCGGCCCACAGAATGCCAgtgtacacacacagagaggagcatgG GTACACTGGTAGCTACAACTATGGCAGCTACACCAACCAGCACCCGCACTCCATTCAGCCCCAGTATCCCAGTCTGGCCCATGAGCCGGGGATCACAGCCCCCCTCCACTATTCTGCCTACCACCGCTCATCTGCACAG tatCAAATCAACGGCCAAATGTCTCGCATGGAGCCCTGCTTGATGGGTAGCACCCCCCGGTTACACCCTGCACCCGTCGCTCCCCGATGGCCAGATGTGTCGCCAGCTAACAGCTGTTACACCAGCCCACCTATGCATTCATCCCGCTACGCCACCTCGGGGGACATGTACTCCCCCCTCGGGCCACGCAGGAACTCGGAGTACGAACACTCGCAGCATTTCCCCGGCTTCGCCTACATCAACGGGGAAGCCACCACAGGCTGGGCCAAATAG
- the rfx4 gene encoding transcription factor RFX4 isoform X3 — protein sequence MHCGLLEEADMDSTESWIERCLSESENKRYSSHTSLGNISNDEQEEKENNRASKPHSTPATLEWLEENYEMAEGVCIPRSALYMHYLDFSEKHDTQPVNAASFGKIIRQQFPALTTRRLGTRGQSKYHYYGIAVKETSQYYDVMYSKKGAAWVNETGKKEVTKQTVAYSPRSKLGTLLPEFPNVKDLNLPASLPEERVSTFIMMYRTHCQRILDTVIRANFDEVQSFLLHFWQGMPPHMLPVLGSSTVVNIVGVCDSILYKAISGVLMPTVLQALPDSLTQVIRKFAKQLDEWLKIALHDLPENLRNIKFELSRRFSQILKRQTSLNHLCQASRTVINNADITFQMLEDWRNVDLNSITKQTLYTMEDSQEEHRQLIVHLYQEFDRLLEEQSPIEAYIEWLDSMVDRCVVKVAGKRPGCLKKVAQQFLLMWSCFGTRVIRDMTLHSAPSFGSFHLIHLMFDDYVLYLLESLHCQERANDLMRAMKGEGSTAEREEDFTLTETTPTSPDPESYSPTRSVHSVGVSSASSPIEAVSPEYTGGASTTVTTAGGSTPEVGQQLPCMRNSTPVPPPASAHRMPVYTHREEHGYTGSYNYGSYTNQHPHSIQPQYPSLAHEPGITAPLHYSAYHRSSAQYQINGQMSRMEPCLMGSTPRLHPAPVAPRWPDVSPANSCYTSPPMHSSRYATSGDMYSPLGPRRNSEYEHSQHFPGFAYINGEATTGWAK from the exons GCTAGAAGAGAACTACGAGATGGCCGAGGGGGTGTGTATCCCTCGCAGCGCTCTCTACATGCATTACCTGGACTTCAGTGAAAAACACGACACGCAGCCAGTCAATGCAGCCAGTTTTGGAAAG ATCATAAGGCAACAGTTCCCAGCGCTGACGACCAGAAGACTGGGAACACGAGGGCAATCAAA GTACCACTACTATGGAATAGCGGTGAAGGAGACCTCTCAGTATTATGATGTGATGTACTCCAAGAAGGGAGCGGCCTGGGTGAACGAGACGGGCAAGAAGGAGGTCACCAAGCAGACAGTGGCGTATTCACCGCGCTCCAAACTGGGGACGCTACTGCCAGAGTTTCCAAATGTCAAAGACCTAAATTTGCCTGCCAGTCTGCCAGAAGAGAGG GTTTCAACCTTCATCATGATGTACAGGACCCACTGTCAGAGGATACTGGACACCGTCATCCGAGCCAACTTTGACGAG GTCCAAAGCTTCCTGCTCCACTTCTGGCAGGGTATGCCCCCCCACATGCTGCCCGTCCTCGGCTCCTCGACGGTGGTGAACATCGTCGGAGTCTGTGACTCCATCCTCTACAAGGCCATCTCTGGTGTGCTGATGCCCACCGTCCTGCAGGCCCTGCCTGACAG TTTGACTCAAGTGATCAGAAAATTTGCGAAGCAGCTGGACGAGTGGTTAAAAATAGCACTTCACGACCTTCCAGAGAACCTGAGGAACATCAAATTTGAAT tgtccAGGAGATTTTCTCAGATTCTAAAGCGGCAGACATCCCTAAACCATCTGTGTCAG GCGTCGCGCACCGTGATAAACAACGCCGACATCACCTTTCAGAtgctggaggactggaggaATGTGGACCTGAACAGCATCACCAAGCAGACACTTTACACCATGGAGGACTCCCAAGAGGAGCACAGGCAGCTTATTGTCCACT tgTATCAGGAGTTTGACCGTCTGCTGGAAGAGCAGTCGCCGATCGAGGCCTACATCGAGTGGCTGGACTCAATGGTGGACCGCTGTGTTGTGAAG GTGGCAGGCAAGAGGCCCGGGTGCCTGAAGAAGGTGGCCCAACAGTTCCTGCTGATGTGGTCATGCTTTGGGACCAGAGTCATCCGGGACATGACCCTCCACAGCGCACCCAGCTTCG GATCtttccacctgatccacctcaTGTTTGACGATTATGTGCTCTACCTGCTGGAGTCTCTGCACTGTCAGGAGAGAGCCAACGACCTGATGAGGGCCATGAAAGGGGAGGGCAGCACAG cagagagagaggaggactTCACACTCACGGagaccacccccacctccccggATCCAGAATCCTACTCCCCCACTCGATCCGTCCACTCTGTGGGCGTCTCCTCGGCCAGCTCCCCAATAGAAGCCGTGTCCCCCGAGTACACCGGAGGGGCGTCCACCACAG TGACAACAGCCGGGGGTTCCACTCCAGAGGTCGGCCAGCAACTTCCCTGTATGCGGAACAGCACCCCAGTTCCACCACCAGCCTCGGCCCACAGAATGCCAgtgtacacacacagagaggagcatgG GTACACTGGTAGCTACAACTATGGCAGCTACACCAACCAGCACCCGCACTCCATTCAGCCCCAGTATCCCAGTCTGGCCCATGAGCCGGGGATCACAGCCCCCCTCCACTATTCTGCCTACCACCGCTCATCTGCACAG tatCAAATCAACGGCCAAATGTCTCGCATGGAGCCCTGCTTGATGGGTAGCACCCCCCGGTTACACCCTGCACCCGTCGCTCCCCGATGGCCAGATGTGTCGCCAGCTAACAGCTGTTACACCAGCCCACCTATGCATTCATCCCGCTACGCCACCTCGGGGGACATGTACTCCCCCCTCGGGCCACGCAGGAACTCGGAGTACGAACACTCGCAGCATTTCCCCGGCTTCGCCTACATCAACGGGGAAGCCACCACAGGCTGGGCCAAATAG
- the rfx4 gene encoding transcription factor RFX4 isoform X2, which produces MHCGLLEEADMDSTESWIERCLSESENKRYSSHTSLGNISNDEQEEKENNRASKPHSTPATLEWLEENYEMAEGVCIPRSALYMHYLDFSEKHDTQPVNAASFGKIIRQQFPALTTRRLGTRGQSKYHYYGIAVKETSQYYDVMYSKKGAAWVNETGKKEVTKQTVAYSPRSKLGTLLPEFPNVKDLNLPASLPEERVSTFIMMYRTHCQRILDTVIRANFDEVQSFLLHFWQGMPPHMLPVLGSSTVVNIVGVCDSILYKAISGVLMPTVLQALPDSLTQVIRKFAKQLDEWLKIALHDLPENLRNIKFELSRRFSQILKRQTSLNHLCQASRTVINNADITFQMLEDWRNVDLNSITKQTLYTMEDSQEEHRQLIVHLYQEFDRLLEEQSPIEAYIEWLDSMVDRCVVKVAGKRPGCLKKVAQQFLLMWSCFGTRVIRDMTLHSAPSFGSFHLIHLMFDDYVLYLLESLHCQERANDLMRAMKGEGSTAEREEDFTLTETTPTSPDPESYSPTRSVHSVGVSSASSPIEAVSPEYTGGASTTGAVQSYTWSLTYTVTTAGGSTPEVGQQLPCMRNSTPVPPPASAHRMPVYTHREEHGYNYGSYTNQHPHSIQPQYPSLAHEPGITAPLHYSAYHRSSAQYQINGQMSRMEPCLMGSTPRLHPAPVAPRWPDVSPANSCYTSPPMHSSRYATSGDMYSPLGPRRNSEYEHSQHFPGFAYINGEATTGWAK; this is translated from the exons GCTAGAAGAGAACTACGAGATGGCCGAGGGGGTGTGTATCCCTCGCAGCGCTCTCTACATGCATTACCTGGACTTCAGTGAAAAACACGACACGCAGCCAGTCAATGCAGCCAGTTTTGGAAAG ATCATAAGGCAACAGTTCCCAGCGCTGACGACCAGAAGACTGGGAACACGAGGGCAATCAAA GTACCACTACTATGGAATAGCGGTGAAGGAGACCTCTCAGTATTATGATGTGATGTACTCCAAGAAGGGAGCGGCCTGGGTGAACGAGACGGGCAAGAAGGAGGTCACCAAGCAGACAGTGGCGTATTCACCGCGCTCCAAACTGGGGACGCTACTGCCAGAGTTTCCAAATGTCAAAGACCTAAATTTGCCTGCCAGTCTGCCAGAAGAGAGG GTTTCAACCTTCATCATGATGTACAGGACCCACTGTCAGAGGATACTGGACACCGTCATCCGAGCCAACTTTGACGAG GTCCAAAGCTTCCTGCTCCACTTCTGGCAGGGTATGCCCCCCCACATGCTGCCCGTCCTCGGCTCCTCGACGGTGGTGAACATCGTCGGAGTCTGTGACTCCATCCTCTACAAGGCCATCTCTGGTGTGCTGATGCCCACCGTCCTGCAGGCCCTGCCTGACAG TTTGACTCAAGTGATCAGAAAATTTGCGAAGCAGCTGGACGAGTGGTTAAAAATAGCACTTCACGACCTTCCAGAGAACCTGAGGAACATCAAATTTGAAT tgtccAGGAGATTTTCTCAGATTCTAAAGCGGCAGACATCCCTAAACCATCTGTGTCAG GCGTCGCGCACCGTGATAAACAACGCCGACATCACCTTTCAGAtgctggaggactggaggaATGTGGACCTGAACAGCATCACCAAGCAGACACTTTACACCATGGAGGACTCCCAAGAGGAGCACAGGCAGCTTATTGTCCACT tgTATCAGGAGTTTGACCGTCTGCTGGAAGAGCAGTCGCCGATCGAGGCCTACATCGAGTGGCTGGACTCAATGGTGGACCGCTGTGTTGTGAAG GTGGCAGGCAAGAGGCCCGGGTGCCTGAAGAAGGTGGCCCAACAGTTCCTGCTGATGTGGTCATGCTTTGGGACCAGAGTCATCCGGGACATGACCCTCCACAGCGCACCCAGCTTCG GATCtttccacctgatccacctcaTGTTTGACGATTATGTGCTCTACCTGCTGGAGTCTCTGCACTGTCAGGAGAGAGCCAACGACCTGATGAGGGCCATGAAAGGGGAGGGCAGCACAG cagagagagaggaggactTCACACTCACGGagaccacccccacctccccggATCCAGAATCCTACTCCCCCACTCGATCCGTCCACTCTGTGGGCGTCTCCTCGGCCAGCTCCCCAATAGAAGCCGTGTCCCCCGAGTACACCGGAGGGGCGTCCACCACAG GCGCTGTTCAGTCTTATACATGGTCCCTTACATACACAGTGACAACAGCCGGGGGTTCCACTCCAGAGGTCGGCCAGCAACTTCCCTGTATGCGGAACAGCACCCCAGTTCCACCACCAGCCTCGGCCCACAGAATGCCAgtgtacacacacagagaggagcatgG CTACAACTATGGCAGCTACACCAACCAGCACCCGCACTCCATTCAGCCCCAGTATCCCAGTCTGGCCCATGAGCCGGGGATCACAGCCCCCCTCCACTATTCTGCCTACCACCGCTCATCTGCACAG tatCAAATCAACGGCCAAATGTCTCGCATGGAGCCCTGCTTGATGGGTAGCACCCCCCGGTTACACCCTGCACCCGTCGCTCCCCGATGGCCAGATGTGTCGCCAGCTAACAGCTGTTACACCAGCCCACCTATGCATTCATCCCGCTACGCCACCTCGGGGGACATGTACTCCCCCCTCGGGCCACGCAGGAACTCGGAGTACGAACACTCGCAGCATTTCCCCGGCTTCGCCTACATCAACGGGGAAGCCACCACAGGCTGGGCCAAATAG